The DNA sequence ACTAGTCTTGACTTTCTACCTCATCATTCTCCCTGTAAATTTCCTCATCATCCTCGCCATCAAATCAGATCCCAGCCTCATGGCCCCTCTCTACTTCTTTTTTGGTAACTTGGCTTTCTTGGATGCATCCCACTCCTTCATTGTGGCTCCCAGAATGTTGGTGGACTTTCTCACTGAGAAGAAGGTGATCTTCTACAGAGGTTTCATCACTCAACTCTTTTTCATGcatttccttggagcaggggagATATTCCTTCTTGTTGTGATGGCCTTTGACCTCTACATTGCCATATGTCAGCATTTACACTATACAGCTGTCATGAATCCTAGAGCCTGCTATTCATTATTGTTGGCACTCTGGCTTGGAGgcttttctcattcatttgtaCAAGTAGCTCTTATTCTCCACTTGCCCTTCTGTGGTCCAAACCAGTTGGATAACTTCTTTTGTGATGTCCCACAGGTGATCAAGCTAGCCTGCACAGACACCTGTGTAGTGGAGCTCCTGATGGTTTCCAACAGTGGTTTGCTCTCCCTCTTGTGCTTTCTGGGGCTTCTGACATCCTATGCAGTCATCCTCTGCCATGTAAAGGGCAACTCCTCTGAAGGGAACAGTAAGGCACTGTCCACATGCACCACCCATGTTATCATTGTGTTTCTCATGTTTGGACCTGCCATTTTCATCTACACTTATCCCTTCAGAGCCTTCTCAGCAGACAAAGTAGTTTCTATCTTCCACACAGTGATCTTTCCTTTTATGAACCTGTGATTTATACCCTTCACAACCAGGAAGTGAAAACTTACATGAGGATGTGATTGAGTCAGCACACAGTTTGCTGAATGGAATAGAAGAATGAGAAAACCATGAGATAAGAAAGTCCAGCTAGAATTCATTCAATTATCCATTCATGCAGTTAGTCAGTCACTTAGTAAAAGCtttatttgtttaattctttACAATTTTGAGGCTCTTCTAGGCATTTGAACAAGACAGGTAAGATATCAGTTCTCCTTGAGCTATATTCAAGTGAATAAGGGCAGGTTAAACTACTTAATAAACAAATGACATGATTTCAAAAAAGATAGTACTCTGAATCAAGTAAAAATAGTATTATGCTAGAGTTTGACTTTGGGGAGAAGGTAGTGACTTTAACTTTGGTGTCAAGCAAAGTCTTGTTGAGTGGTATTTTAGATTTACCTCAGGGCCATGAAATATTCAACTGCAATTATCTGAGGGCAGAAAATGTGAGGCAGAGGAAATTACTAGCACAAGGACCCAAAGATTTTATAAGTTTGTCATTTAAAGATCATAATGATTAGAGTAACTAATTATAGTTAATGTTAAAGTGACAAGTATGAAAAGTTGGTATAGGCAAAATAATATCTTTTAGGCAATTATAAGAAGTTCAATTAACTCAAATTAGAAGGGGAACTGTTGAAAGGCTTTAATTAAGAGAGTAACTAGTTTTGTTCCTTCTTTGACTTAAGGCAAGAACTTCAAGATTCTATACAAAGCCACAAGTAGAAAATTATCACTAAGAGGAAAGCATTTTGCTGCTAAGTAATTTTTGATGGTCACTTTAAGAGCTAGGTATTTTCCCTAAtttgacagaaagaagaaaagtaagctGTGCTGTTTTTTGGGCAACTGTCATGaaacaatttaattttatattttacagttttgaatataaaatttttatattttaacagttCCTactggtgatttttttaaatcttaaagaaGAGTTTGCATTTACTCACAAATGATGTCACCTTGAATGCAATGATGATAGTTATTTGGTGTGTTAGTTGCAGATAACTAAATgattgtgattattttttaaagggcTAATATATCATTAGGTCCTTATAAAACAATGAAAGCCTGTAAAACTAAGTTGCAAGCCTTGGAATCTAAAAACAAA is a window from the Tamandua tetradactyla isolate mTamTet1 chromosome 14, mTamTet1.pri, whole genome shotgun sequence genome containing:
- the LOC143655028 gene encoding olfactory receptor 4N5-like; translation: MERDNSTEVTEFILLGLTQSQDVQLLVFVLVLTFYLIILPVNFLIILAIKSDPSLMAPLYFFFGNLAFLDASHSFIVAPRMLVDFLTEKKVIFYRGFITQLFFMHFLGAGEIFLLVVMAFDLYIAICQHLHYTAVMNPRACYSLLLALWLGGFSHSFVQVALILHLPFCGPNQLDNFFCDVPQVIKLACTDTCVVELLMVSNSGLLSLLCFLGLLTSYAVILCHVKGNSSEGNSKALSTCTTHVIIVFLMFGPAIFIYTYPFRAFSADKVVSIFHTVIFPFMNL